Proteins encoded by one window of Cucurbita pepo subsp. pepo cultivar mu-cu-16 chromosome LG14, ASM280686v2, whole genome shotgun sequence:
- the LOC111810702 gene encoding structural maintenance of chromosomes protein 2-1 — protein sequence MHIKEICLEGFKSYATRTVVPGFDLHFNAITGLNGSGKSNILDSICFVLGITNLQQVRASNLQELVYKQGQAGITKATVSIVFDNSERKRSPLGYEDHQEITVTRQIVVGGRNKYLINGKLAQPVQVQNLFHSVQLNVNNPHFLIMQGRITKVLNMKPPEILSMLEEAAGTRMYETKKEAALKTLDKKQNKVDEINNLLDKEILPALEKLRKERMQYMQWSNGNADLDRLKRFCIAYEYVQAENVRDNAVSQVEQMKAKISEIDDSTVRMQSEIKDLETKITTLVAEKEANMGGEVKTLTNKVDLLSNDLIRETTVLEHTEDTLKGEKENAEKMISNIEDSKNSVEERASAVRKAEEGASDLRKSVEKLTKNLEDYEKEYQGVSAGKGSGDEKKCLEDQLGDAKVAVGSAETELKQLKTKISHCEKELAEKTKQLLSKREEAISVENELSTKRKDVENVKLSLESLPYKEGQLEALQKERAFEMERVQKLKDEIRNLSAQLASVEFKYRDPVKNFDRSKVKGVVAKLIKVKDSSAMTALEVTAGGKMFNIVVDNENTGKQLLQNGDLRRRVTIIPLSKIQSNPVPPRIQHAAVKLVGRENAELALSLVGYEEELKSAMEYVFGSTFVCKNIDAAKEVAFNREIHTPSVTLEGDIFQPSGLLTGGSRKGGGQLLRQLHDLKGMEAELSMHQKKLSDIEAKISEILPLQKKFVDLKAKLELKMNDLSLFQTRAEQNEHHKLGELVKRIEQELEEAKATAKGKELEYKDCVNAVSLLEKSIKEHDNNREGRLKNLEQMIKATKSKLQSCLKDLKGHENEREKLVMEMEAVVQEKATLEAQLIAMKTQINNLTLELEEKRAKVLSIKSKNDLAQSELDAVRLKMKECDSQISCIVKEQQELQHKLSEMSIEKKKMENDVKRLQMERKDCSVRVDKLVEKHAWIASEKQLFGKSGTDYDFESRDPCKAIEELERLQAQQSSLEKRVNKKVMAMFEKAEDEYNDLMSKKNIIENDKFKIKKVIEELDEKKKETLKVTWVKVNSDFGSIFSTLLPGTTSKLEPPEGCSFLDGLEVRVAFGGVWKQSLSELSGGQRSLLALSLILALLLFKPAPLYILDEVDAALDLSHTQNIGRMIKAHFPHSQFIVVSLKEGMFNNANVLFRTKFVDGVSTVQRTATAKQNK from the exons ATGCACATCAAGGAAATCTGTCTGGAGGGGTTCAAATCCTACGCGACGAGGACTGTTGTACCGGGTTTCGATCTTCACTTCAATGCAATTACTGGGCTTAACGGTTCTGGAAAGTCCAATATTCTCGATTCGATTTGCTTTGTTCTGGGAATTACCAATTTGCAGCAAGTTCGAGCTTCGAATCTTCAGGAGCTAGTGTACAAGCAGGGGCAAGCGGGTATTACCAAGGCAACTGTGTCGATTGTGTTCGATAATTCTGAGAGGAAACGGAGTCCACTTGGGTATGAGGATCACCAGGAGATTACAGTGACCAGACAG ATTGTGGTTGGAGGGAGGAACAAGTATCTGATCAATGGGAAGCTTGCGCAGCCTGTTCAAGTTCAAAATCTTTTCCACTCAGTGCAGCTTAATGTTAATAATCCACACTTTCTGATTATGCAAGGCCGCATCACCAAAGTCTTAAATATGAAACCGCCGGAAATTTTATCTATGCTTGAAGAAGCTGCAGGGACAAGAATGTACGAGACAAAGAAAGAGGCTGCTTTGAAAACACTTGACAAGAAGCAAAATAAGGTAGATGAGATCAATAATCTTCTTGACAAGGAGATACTGCCTGCTCTAGAGAAGCTGAGGAAAGAACGAATGCAGTACATGCAATGGTCAAATGGCAATGCTGACTTAGATAGGCTTAAGAGGTTTTGCATAGCCTATGAATATGTGCAGGCTGAGAACGTAAGGGATAATGCAGTTAGTCAGGTAGAACAAATGAAGGCAAAGATTTCAGAGATTGATGACAGTACAGTAAGGATGCAGTCGGAAATAAAAGATTTGGAGACAAAAATCACCACATTGGTTGCAGAAAAGGAAGCCAATATGGGGGGTGAAGTAAAAACTTTAACAAATAAAGTAGATCTGCTATCTAATGATCTGATTAGGGAAACGACTGTACTGGAGCATACAGAAGACACTCTCAAgggtgaaaaggaaaatgctGAAAAG ATGATTAGTAATatagaagattcaaaaaactCTGTGGAAGAGAGAGCCTCTGCTGTTAGAAAGGCTGAAGAAGGAGCTTCTGATCTAAGAAAATCAGTTGAAAAGCTGACTAAGAACTTGGAAGATTATGAGAAAGAATATCAG GGAGTATCAGCTGGCAAGGGAAGTGGAGATGAGAAGAAATGTCTTGAAGATCAACTAGGCGATGCTAAAGTAGCTGTTGGGAGTGCTGAAACCGAACTAAAacaattgaaaacaaaaataagccATTGTGAAAAGGAACTTGCGGAGAAAACTAAGCAATTATTGTCGAAGCGTGAAGAAGCTATTTCTGTAGAGAATGAGTTAAGtactaaaagaaaagatgTAGAGAATGTCAAGCTTTCGTTGGAGTCTCTCCCATATAAAGAGGGCCAGTTAGAAGCTTTACAAAAG GAACGTGCATTTGAAATGGAGAGAGTACAAAAGCTGAAAGATGAGATACGCAACCTTTCAGCACAATTAGCTAGCGTTGAATTCAAATACCGTGACCCTGTAAAAAATTTTGATAGGTCAAAGGTCAAAGGAGTAGTTGCAAAACTTATCAAAGTAAAAGATAGTTCTGCAATGACCGCCTTAGAG GTCACTGCCGGtggaaaaatgtttaatatagTTGTAGACAATGAAAATACTGGAAAGCAGTTGCTTCAGAATGGTGATCTTCGGAGGAGAGTAACAATTATACCATTGAGTAAGATACAATCTAATCCCGTTCCCCCAAGAATTCAACATGCTGCTGTCAAATTG GTTGGGAGGGAGAATGCCGAACTTGCACTTTCTTTAGTTGGGTATGAAGAAGAATTGAAG AGTGCAATGGAGTATGTATTCGGTTCAACCTTTGTTTGCAAAAATATTGATGCTGCAAAAGAG GTTGCTTTTAATAGAGAAATTCACACCCCAAGTGTTACACTTGAAGGTGACATTTTTCAGCCGAGTGGTCTATTGACTGGAGGAAGTCGCAA GGGTGGTGGTCAATTGTTGAGGCAGCTTCATGATTTGAAGGGGATGGAAGCCGAACTTTCCATGCATCAGAAAAAATTATCTGACATTGAAGCAAAG ATTTCAGAGATCCTTCCACTCCAAAAAAAGTTTGTGGACTTAAAGGCGAAGTTAGAGCTTAAGATGAATGATCTCTCGTTATTTCAGACAAGAGCAGAGCAAAATGAGCATCATAAG CTTGGTGAATTGGTGAAGAGGATTGAGCAGGAGCTTGAAGAAGCAAAAGCTACTGCCAAAGGAAAGGAACTTGAATATAAGGATTGTGTGAATGCTGTTTCGTTGCTTgaaaaatcaatcaaagagCATGACAATAATCGAGAAGGAAggttaaaaaaccttgagcaAATGATTAAGGCGACGAAATCTAAACTGCAGTCATGTTTAAAGGATTTAAAG GggcatgaaaatgaaagggaGAAGCTTGTCATGGAAATGGAAGCTGTTGTACAAGAGAAGGCAACATTAGAGGCTCAATTAATTGCTATGAAAACACAAATTAACAATTTAACCTTGGAACTAGAAGAAAAGAGGGCCAAG GTACTTTccataaaaagtaaaaatgatCTGGCTCAGTCTGAGCTCGATGCAGTCCgtttgaagatgaaggaaTGTGATTCCCAAATCAGTTGCATTGTCAAAGAGCAGCAAGAACTTCAACATAAACTTAGTGAAATGAGtattgagaagaagaaaatggaaaatgat GTAAAACGATTACAGATGGAAAGGAAAGATTGTTCTGTTCGAGTGGACAAATTGGTTGAGAAACATGCATGGATTGCATCTGAGAAACAGCTATTTGGAAAAAGTGGAACTGATTATGATTTTGAATCACGTGATCCTTGTAAAGCTATAGAAGAACTCGAAAGACTGCAGGCTCAACAATCCAG CCTTGAGAAAAGGGTGAACAAGAAAGTAATGGCAATGTTTGAGAAAGCGGAGGATGAGTACAATGATTTGATGTCCAAGAAGAACATCATCGAG AACgataagtttaaaataaagaaggtGATCGAGGAATTAgatgagaaaaagaaggaaaccTTGAAAGTGACTTGGGTAAAAGTTAACAG TGACTTCGGTTCCATTTTTTCTACATTACTACCTGGGACCACGTCTAAATTAGAGCCTCCTGAAGGTTGCAGCTTCTTAGATGGTCTTGAAGTACGAGTAGCATTTGGTGGTGTTTGGAAGCAGTCATTATCAGAATTAAGTGGAGGTCAACGATCTTTGTTGGCACTTTCTCTAATTTTAGCATTGCTTCTCTTCAAACCAGCTCCACTTTATATCCTGGACGAG GTTGATGCAGCCCTTGATTTGAGCCATACACAGAACATCGGGAGGATGATCAAGGCTCACTTCCCACATTCACag TTCATCGTTGTTTCACTCAAAGAAGGCATGTTCAACAATGCCAATGTACTTTTCCGGACCAAATTCGTAGATGGTGTTTCCACTGTTCAGAGAACTGCTACTGCTAAGCAAAACAAGTGA